CGGGAGGCGTCCAGCCGGGCAAGGCCCAGCGCGTGGGTTTCGAAGCGGGCCCGGGCGGCGTAGGGCACGCCGAGCAGCTCACAGATCACCTGGGCCGGGATCGGATGTGCCCACGTCTTCACCAGGTCCACCGGAGGGCCCGCCTCTTCCATGGCGTCCAAGCGCTCGGTGGTGATCTCCTGGATCCGCTCGGCGAGCACGCGCATGCGACGCACGGTGAACTCGCCGGTGAGCAGGCGACGGTACCGGGTGTGGTCAGGTGGGTCCATCAAGGCAAACACGCCCGGCGGAGCAGGCTGATTGGACCTGGCGACGGCGGTCAGCGGTGAGTGTTGCAGCTCGCTGCGCACGCTGAACCGTGGGTCGGCGAGCACGCGGCGGCCAAGGGCGTGGGTGGTCACCACCCATCCCAGGTGCCCGTCCGGGTAGCTCAGCCGGCTCAGCGGACGCTCTTCCCGGAGCTGTGCGAGTCCGGACGGAGGATCGAAGGGGCGCTCCGTGGTGCGCTCTGTCGGCAGCGCGGGCACGGGGTTCGGCAGGGTCATCTCGGTTCCCTCCGCGAGAACGGCGATCGTTCACGCACCAGGGAAAGTTACGGATGCGTTTGAGAATTCAGCAAGCAGGAAACCATGTCAGCGCAGCTCAGGCCGGAGAGACTGGCGCAATAACAGTGTTGGCAAATGCAACAACCCGGGTTCGGCGTGTAGCGATGACGTATGCCTGAAGGCATACTTGTGCGCCCCGAGACCAGGGAGGGCGCATGCCGCGAGGCCACCTGACGTACGAGGACCGCCGCAAGATCGCCGAAGGGCTGGCGGGGAAGCTCCCCTACGCGGAGATCGCCCGTCGGCTGGGGCGGCCTAGGTCGACCATCGGCCGTGAGATCGCACGCAACGGCGGCCCGCACGGCTACCACGCGGCCCGGGCGCAGCAGGCGGCCGAATGGCGCGCCCGCCGTCGGCCGAACCCGCCGTCGGCCGCTCCGGCGAGCGCGGATGTCGACGGGCGCGACCCCCAGGCGGTACGGGAACTCGAGGAGAGACTCACTGCGAGGTTCGGGGGGATACCGACGATGGCGGCCAGGGTGATGGCCTGCCTGTTCGTCAGCGATACCGGCCACATGACCGTCGCCGAGCTGACCGAGCGGCTGGGGGTCAGCCCCGCGTCGATCTCCAAGGGCGTCGGCTGGCTGGAGCAGGTGGGACTCGTCAAACGCGAGCGCGACAACCGGCGTGAGCGGTACACCATCGACGCCGACGTCTGGTATCGGGCGTGGTTGGTGGGCATGCGGTCGATGACGCTGTGGGCCGACACCGTACGGGACGGCGTCGACGTCCTCGGTGCCCACACCCCGGCCGGCATCCGGCTCCGGACGGCCAGCCGGTTCTTCGACCTCATCAGCTCCGAC
The nucleotide sequence above comes from Nonomuraea helvata. Encoded proteins:
- a CDS encoding GbsR/MarR family transcriptional regulator, which gives rise to MPRGHLTYEDRRKIAEGLAGKLPYAEIARRLGRPRSTIGREIARNGGPHGYHAARAQQAAEWRARRRPNPPSAAPASADVDGRDPQAVRELEERLTARFGGIPTMAARVMACLFVSDTGHMTVAELTERLGVSPASISKGVGWLEQVGLVKRERDNRRERYTIDADVWYRAWLVGMRSMTLWADTVRDGVDVLGAHTPAGIRLRTASRFFDLISSDMAQAAEHYRRTFSGDGGRPQGQESTW